In the Ruminococcus sp. OA3 genome, one interval contains:
- the vanR gene encoding VanR-ABDEGLN family response regulator transcription factor, translating into MKESILIVDDEKEIADLMEVYLKNDGYTVYKFYRGAEALECIESKKVDLAVLDVMLPDIDGFQICRKIREQYFFPIIMLTAKVEDSDKIMGLTIGADDYITKPFNPLEVVARVKTQLRRYMRYNSNCDQQTETVSEYDIKGLLINKERHSCRLFDEEVSLTPIEFSILWYLCENRGKVVSSEELFEAVWKEKYFDNNNTVMAHIGRLREKLHEPAKKPRFIKTVWGVGYKIEA; encoded by the coding sequence ATGAAGGAAAGTATCCTGATTGTCGATGATGAAAAAGAGATTGCCGATCTGATGGAAGTTTATCTGAAAAATGACGGTTATACCGTGTATAAATTTTACAGGGGTGCGGAGGCGCTGGAATGCATAGAATCAAAAAAGGTAGATCTGGCGGTGCTGGATGTGATGCTTCCGGATATCGACGGGTTCCAGATCTGCAGGAAGATCCGTGAGCAGTACTTTTTTCCGATCATTATGCTGACAGCGAAAGTGGAGGACTCGGATAAGATTATGGGGCTGACGATCGGAGCCGACGATTATATCACGAAACCTTTCAATCCGCTGGAGGTGGTGGCGAGGGTTAAGACACAGCTGAGAAGGTACATGCGCTACAACAGCAACTGCGATCAGCAGACAGAAACGGTCAGTGAATATGATATCAAAGGACTTCTGATCAACAAAGAGAGGCACAGCTGCCGTTTGTTTGATGAAGAGGTTTCTCTTACGCCCATTGAGTTTTCGATACTCTGGTATCTCTGTGAAAACCGGGGAAAGGTGGTTTCATCAGAAGAACTATTTGAAGCGGTGTGGAAAGAGAAATATTTCGATAATAATAATACTGTGATGGCGCATATCGGACGGCTGCGGGAAAAACTGCATGAGCCTGCAAAAAAACCAAGATTTATAAAGACGGTCTGGGGAGTGGGGTATAAGATTGAAGCGTAG
- a CDS encoding BlaI/MecI/CopY family transcriptional regulator, with protein sequence MKKIKLSNRETEVMVVLWNSDKPLAATDIPAINPELSVNTVQAALKNLLKKSYIKVADIIYHGTVLTRSYEPLLTHEDYINSQLEDTVLTPYGYAASLVKKEKNENMLNELEQIIQEQRKKLKKR encoded by the coding sequence ATGAAAAAAATAAAATTAAGCAATCGTGAAACGGAAGTAATGGTAGTCCTGTGGAATTCAGACAAGCCGCTGGCAGCCACCGACATTCCGGCAATTAATCCGGAACTAAGTGTTAATACCGTTCAGGCGGCTTTAAAAAACCTGCTGAAGAAATCTTACATCAAGGTAGCAGATATCATCTACCACGGAACGGTACTGACCCGCTCTTACGAACCGCTGTTGACACACGAGGATTATATCAACTCCCAGCTGGAAGATACGGTACTGACACCTTATGGTTATGCCGCCTCACTGGTCAAGAAAGAAAAAAATGAAAATATGCTGAATGAGCTGGAGCAAATAATTCAGGAACAAAGGAAAAAACTTAAGAAGAGGTGA
- a CDS encoding DUF2284 domain-containing protein: MYTTSRHEATISVPEYLEGFVDVPTFLEACKACPNYDRVWSCPSYDFDVLKYWNRYKTFRLLATKITFNDEYLTKTYTPEEQKDLLDKILPAEKQKLSDELLRAEKLNPGSISLSAGSCHLCPQCTKPTGKSCLNPEMMRYSIESLGGNVGLTIEKLLGLNLEWMEEGKLPHHFVLVCGLLLP; encoded by the coding sequence ATGTATACAACATCACGCCATGAAGCAACGATATCGGTACCAGAATACCTGGAGGGATTTGTGGATGTTCCCACATTTTTGGAAGCCTGCAAGGCCTGTCCCAATTATGACCGTGTGTGGTCCTGCCCTTCGTATGACTTCGATGTTCTGAAATACTGGAACCGCTATAAAACTTTCCGTCTGCTGGCAACCAAGATCACATTTAATGACGAATATCTGACAAAAACTTATACCCCGGAAGAACAAAAAGATCTTCTGGATAAGATACTGCCAGCCGAAAAACAGAAGCTGAGTGATGAGCTGCTGCGAGCGGAAAAGCTGAATCCCGGCAGTATCAGTCTTTCTGCCGGAAGCTGTCATCTGTGCCCTCAGTGTACCAAACCGACCGGCAAATCCTGTCTGAATCCGGAGATGATGCGTTACTCCATCGAATCTCTTGGCGGTAATGTCGGACTGACGATTGAGAAACTTCTGGGTCTCAATCTGGAATGGATGGAAGAAGGCAAACTTCCTCACCATTTTGTGCTGGTATGCGGCCTGCTGCTTCCGTGA
- a CDS encoding AraC family transcriptional regulator: MKSVDPGIQAQSVCFSFTPSELARELYFYPTWCGHYFCNSNYFIRRESYPPILIAYVRKGQFHVEYRDQVFDAEKGDVVLLDCTEPHYYQAFNGLEFLYMHFDGSNSHEICQNILDKAGPLIRQESNAQIGLLLYNMIKFHMDGGIEHMIHSSARIYRIFEYLLTPDLEPEESDNPIDRSIRYIRANYGEELTLNDLAAVANLSAYYYAHSFKERTGYSPIEFLTNTRLEQTKILLARTTKTVTEIAYEVGYASSTSLINMFIKKTGITPKQYRRANQSPQI; this comes from the coding sequence ATGAAGAGTGTGGATCCGGGGATTCAGGCACAGTCTGTCTGCTTTTCTTTTACGCCATCCGAACTGGCGAGGGAGCTTTATTTTTACCCTACCTGGTGCGGCCATTATTTCTGCAACTCGAATTATTTTATTCGGAGAGAAAGTTATCCGCCGATTCTGATTGCCTATGTGCGCAAAGGACAGTTTCATGTGGAGTATCGTGATCAGGTATTTGATGCAGAGAAGGGGGATGTGGTGCTTCTGGACTGTACAGAACCGCATTACTATCAGGCATTTAACGGGCTTGAATTTCTGTATATGCATTTTGACGGTTCGAATTCGCACGAGATCTGTCAAAATATCCTGGACAAGGCAGGACCACTGATACGGCAGGAGAGTAATGCGCAGATTGGTCTGCTGCTTTATAATATGATTAAGTTTCATATGGATGGAGGGATTGAGCACATGATACACAGCTCGGCGAGAATTTACAGGATATTTGAATATTTGCTGACGCCGGATTTGGAACCGGAGGAGAGTGACAATCCCATCGATCGGTCGATCCGGTACATCCGCGCCAATTACGGGGAAGAGCTCACGCTGAATGACCTGGCAGCTGTGGCGAATCTGAGTGCTTATTACTATGCACACAGTTTTAAAGAGCGGACGGGATATTCACCGATAGAATTTCTCACCAATACGCGGCTTGAGCAGACGAAGATACTTCTTGCACGCACTACGAAAACTGTGACGGAGATCGCATATGAGGTGGGGTACGCATCCAGCACCAGTCTGATCAATATGTTTATCAAAAAGACCGGCATCACGCCGAAACAATACCGGAGGGCGAATCAAAGCCCGCAGATATAA
- a CDS encoding VanZ family protein: protein MGEILGDVLIGFILMAAVAVLYLPVYFVLRKKVCFVRQMSFLLLAGCCLIILLATVLISVILGLTDGQDVLGVRMDINLIPFRWITEEWAMGREKMLSQVAANVVMFIPFGFILPAALPKFRGFLRTMFCAAGFSFLIEFVQYFIGRSSDIDDFLQNTAGGVIGYLIFLLFSKLFQRRKVWKKFTGRLS, encoded by the coding sequence ATGGGAGAAATTCTGGGAGATGTATTGATCGGCTTTATATTGATGGCGGCTGTTGCGGTTTTGTATCTGCCCGTCTATTTTGTACTGAGGAAAAAAGTCTGTTTTGTGAGGCAGATGTCATTTTTGCTGCTGGCGGGCTGTTGCCTGATCATCCTGCTGGCAACGGTACTGATTTCTGTGATTCTTGGTCTGACGGACGGTCAGGATGTGCTGGGAGTCAGGATGGATATCAACCTGATTCCGTTTCGCTGGATCACGGAGGAATGGGCGATGGGCAGGGAAAAAATGCTTTCACAGGTTGCCGCTAATGTAGTCATGTTTATTCCGTTTGGATTCATTCTGCCGGCGGCCCTGCCAAAATTCCGGGGATTCTTGAGGACGATGTTTTGTGCTGCGGGTTTTTCTTTTCTGATCGAATTCGTACAGTACTTTATCGGCCGGTCTTCAGATATCGATGATTTTCTGCAAAATACGGCGGGAGGTGTCATTGGATATCTGATATTTCTGCTGTTTTCAAAATTATTTCAGAGAAGAAAAGTCTGGAAGAAATTTACTGGCAGGCTGTCGTAA
- the vanS gene encoding vancomycin resistance histidine kinase VanS, whose translation MMVAGAIVVVWIIYDLIFFGRFSEWMISVFEMLFRMDYQEALNLYQQTFRNYMDLIFMAGIGIVFFCIFWFYLRWFTKYFGEVNRGIDVLIQEDAHDITMSPELSATEKKLNDIKHTLEKRKLDAQLAEQRKNDLVVYLAHDLKTPLTSVIGYLTLLRDEKEISEGLREKYLGISLDKAERLEELIDEFFEITRFNLSNIVLEYSRVNLTRMLEQLAFEFRPMFDEKHLEYVLHAEPGLMISCDADKMQRVLDNLLRNAVYYSFEGSTVEIAAASKEGAVVITVSNQGYTIAVEKLERIFEQFYRLDTARGSNSGGAGLGLAIAREIVELHHGTITVQSEEERNTFEVTLPIS comes from the coding sequence ATGATGGTGGCAGGTGCGATAGTGGTTGTCTGGATCATCTATGATCTGATTTTCTTCGGACGCTTTTCGGAGTGGATGATATCGGTTTTTGAGATGCTTTTCCGGATGGATTATCAGGAGGCTCTGAACCTGTATCAGCAGACGTTCCGCAACTATATGGACCTCATTTTTATGGCGGGTATCGGCATCGTCTTTTTTTGTATTTTCTGGTTTTACCTGAGGTGGTTTACGAAATACTTTGGTGAAGTGAACCGCGGAATTGATGTGCTGATCCAGGAAGATGCCCATGATATCACAATGTCCCCGGAATTGTCGGCGACAGAAAAAAAGCTCAATGATATCAAGCATACCCTGGAGAAACGAAAGCTGGATGCGCAGCTGGCGGAACAGCGGAAGAATGATCTGGTGGTCTACCTGGCTCATGACCTGAAGACACCGCTGACTTCTGTGATCGGCTATCTCACACTGCTGAGGGATGAGAAGGAAATTTCAGAGGGACTTCGGGAAAAATATCTGGGAATTTCCCTGGACAAGGCGGAACGGCTGGAGGAACTGATCGATGAGTTTTTTGAAATTACCCGGTTTAATCTTTCTAATATTGTGCTGGAATACAGCAGGGTCAATCTGACCCGCATGCTGGAGCAGCTGGCATTTGAATTCAGACCGATGTTTGACGAGAAGCATCTGGAATATGTACTGCATGCTGAACCGGGTCTTATGATATCGTGTGATGCCGATAAAATGCAGCGCGTTCTGGATAACCTGCTGAGGAATGCAGTTTATTACAGCTTTGAAGGAAGTACTGTGGAAATTGCGGCAGCATCAAAGGAGGGCGCGGTGGTGATAACAGTGTCGAATCAGGGGTACACGATAGCGGTGGAAAAGCTGGAACGCATTTTCGAACAGTTCTACCGGCTGGATACGGCACGAGGCTCGAACAGCGGCGGAGCCGGACTTGGTCTTGCCATCGCCCGGGAGATCGTGGAGCTGCATCACGGAACAATAACCGTGCAGAGCGAGGAAGAACGGAATACATTTGAGGTGACACTTCCGATCTCGTAG
- a CDS encoding ABC transporter substrate-binding protein, with amino-acid sequence MIKKFFLLIVACMLLYSCVGCSEKRPESRDTDQVSSEEKAEGQKEFPTIVWQIYDESQELGERFADIWQASLDRLLRERGVPYRVKIEVYYESIKDGKQYSPAQALENFKAEGKQADVISIPTIMTEWDANGKNLYAYFPYREMIQKNLLEPLDSILETEQGVRIKEAITQTELKRSQVNGVTYGIAQHMRTFNAVAYRKDILKKYEIEHEELSADIFENEDLLKKVRDGEEGKVIPYIMDGGVLRRIGVWIIDECEILACSREGSFVNVFETEELKKSLDKLKDFQDQGLINTSDQSSGDFFAIDYYVDTDQIYESVYKVYKDGKGEEEIDIVVVPNEKLPQLALYGADSATGIASWSKHQKEALDFLTLLYTDADIANLIQYGVEGVNYSVENGYAIYGKHNMLSIYGKHFTNPLLTYPGEGMPRDRRAMLEQCYKENEAHMPNGFRFDPEPVQKEIDAIAEIFGSYGEYTEEARQLLSGNVDDPDAALEVFNQKLKAAGADKIVSEANRQLAEWREKYEG; translated from the coding sequence ATGATAAAAAAATTTTTCCTGTTGATTGTCGCATGTATGCTTCTGTACAGCTGCGTCGGATGTAGTGAAAAGCGACCAGAGAGCAGGGATACAGATCAAGTATCTTCGGAGGAGAAAGCAGAAGGGCAGAAGGAGTTCCCTACAATTGTCTGGCAGATTTATGATGAAAGTCAGGAACTTGGTGAAAGATTTGCGGATATATGGCAGGCCTCTCTTGATCGTCTTCTGAGAGAGAGGGGGGTGCCCTATCGGGTAAAAATTGAGGTATATTATGAGTCGATAAAAGATGGAAAACAATACAGCCCGGCTCAGGCGCTTGAAAATTTCAAGGCGGAGGGCAAGCAGGCAGATGTCATATCCATACCAACTATCATGACAGAATGGGATGCGAATGGGAAAAATCTTTATGCTTATTTTCCTTACCGGGAAATGATTCAAAAAAATTTGTTGGAGCCTTTGGATAGTATACTGGAAACGGAACAAGGAGTAAGAATCAAAGAAGCAATCACTCAGACGGAGTTAAAAAGATCGCAGGTTAACGGCGTGACATATGGAATTGCTCAGCATATGCGGACATTCAATGCTGTGGCTTATCGAAAAGATATTCTGAAAAAGTATGAAATAGAACATGAAGAATTATCTGCCGATATTTTTGAAAATGAGGATTTACTGAAGAAAGTACGCGACGGTGAGGAAGGAAAAGTAATACCATATATAATGGACGGAGGAGTGTTACGCAGGATTGGAGTTTGGATCATAGATGAGTGTGAGATACTTGCATGCAGTCGTGAAGGCAGTTTTGTGAATGTTTTTGAAACAGAAGAACTGAAAAAATCTCTGGATAAATTAAAAGATTTCCAGGATCAGGGCTTGATAAATACATCAGATCAAAGTAGCGGAGACTTTTTCGCAATCGATTATTATGTGGATACGGATCAAATATACGAATCTGTATATAAAGTTTATAAAGACGGGAAAGGCGAAGAGGAAATTGACATTGTGGTAGTGCCAAATGAAAAATTGCCGCAGCTTGCTCTGTACGGGGCAGATTCTGCAACTGGAATTGCCAGCTGGTCGAAGCATCAGAAAGAAGCGCTTGACTTTTTGACGTTGCTGTATACGGATGCAGACATTGCTAATCTGATTCAATATGGTGTGGAAGGTGTAAACTACTCAGTCGAAAATGGATATGCCATTTATGGGAAACATAACATGCTTAGTATATATGGAAAACACTTTACAAATCCACTGCTGACTTATCCCGGGGAGGGAATGCCCCGAGACAGACGCGCCATGCTGGAACAGTGTTATAAGGAAAATGAGGCACATATGCCAAATGGTTTCCGCTTTGATCCAGAACCGGTTCAGAAAGAAATAGATGCCATAGCAGAGATATTTGGCAGTTATGGGGAATATACGGAAGAGGCCAGGCAGTTGTTAAGCGGTAATGTGGATGATCCGGATGCAGCACTGGAAGTATTTAACCAAAAACTAAAAGCCGCCGGTGCTGACAAAATCGTATCAGAAGCCAATCGCCAGCTCGCCGAATGGAGGGAGAAGTACGAAGGATGA
- the vanG gene encoding D-alanine--D-serine ligase VanG: protein MGKKRLAVIFGGNSTEYCVSLQSAYSVLEAVDKEKYEVIPIGITRQGNWYRYRGAYGKIPEDAWLQDEKELTPVIVHQNPAVHGIVELAVWENRVTPLDLAFPILHGKNGEDGTVQGLLELAGIPVVGCSVLSSALCMDKDRAHRLAGTTGISVPKAVVLQKNQKSRAVVVPGDFVYPLFVKPVRAGSSCGIAKIYGKEELDSAVCAAFCHDDEVIVEEHVDGFEVGCAILGTEDLTVGRVDEIELTDGFFDFTEKYTLKSSRIHMPARIDRQTEQKIQETAKIIYRTLGCSGFARVDMFLTPTGDIVFNEVNTIPGFTAHSRYPNMMKGIGLSFEKLLERLLGMYDE, encoded by the coding sequence ATGGGCAAAAAAAGACTGGCAGTTATCTTCGGGGGGAATTCGACAGAGTATTGCGTATCACTGCAGTCGGCATATTCTGTACTGGAAGCTGTAGATAAAGAAAAATATGAAGTGATACCAATTGGGATCACGAGACAGGGGAACTGGTACCGCTACCGGGGAGCTTACGGAAAAATCCCGGAAGATGCATGGCTGCAGGATGAGAAGGAGCTGACACCGGTCATTGTCCATCAAAATCCTGCAGTGCACGGGATCGTGGAACTTGCTGTATGGGAAAACCGTGTGACTCCGCTGGATCTGGCATTTCCGATACTGCACGGAAAGAACGGGGAGGATGGAACCGTACAGGGCCTGCTTGAACTTGCCGGGATACCGGTTGTCGGCTGCAGTGTACTCTCTTCAGCACTTTGCATGGACAAAGACAGGGCGCACAGGCTGGCAGGGACAACCGGAATATCTGTTCCGAAAGCTGTAGTACTGCAAAAGAATCAGAAGAGCAGAGCTGTTGTTGTGCCGGGGGATTTTGTGTATCCGCTGTTCGTCAAACCGGTTCGTGCCGGTTCTTCCTGTGGAATTGCAAAAATCTATGGAAAAGAAGAACTTGACTCTGCCGTCTGTGCCGCATTCTGCCACGATGATGAAGTGATTGTTGAGGAACATGTGGACGGTTTTGAGGTTGGCTGTGCCATTTTGGGGACAGAGGACCTCACTGTGGGAAGAGTCGATGAGATAGAGCTGACGGATGGATTTTTTGACTTTACGGAGAAATATACACTGAAGAGTTCCAGAATCCATATGCCGGCCAGAATTGACAGGCAAACGGAACAGAAAATACAGGAGACGGCAAAGATCATTTATCGGACATTGGGATGCTCCGGATTTGCCAGAGTAGATATGTTTCTGACTCCTACCGGTGATATCGTATTTAATGAAGTAAACACGATACCGGGTTTTACGGCGCACAGCCGCTACCCGAATATGATGAAAGGAATCGGCCTGTCCTTTGAAAAACTGTTGGAACGGCTTCTGGGTATGTATGATGAGTAG
- a CDS encoding Gfo/Idh/MocA family oxidoreductase, with product MMLNGEKKIPRPYRWAMVGGGRTGGVGYKHRLGALRDNTAFQLVAGAFDVDYDRCMDFGKNLGIPEDRLYPDYKTLFKEEAKRPDGIEAVSIATPNFTHFEIAKAALEAGLHVICEKPLFFKVEQGEEIKALAEKMNKIVGVTYGFSGSQLLLQMRQMVQNGDLGDIHMVELRYTHGFACDEIGDRKAEGQKWRVDPEKSGPSFVLGDLSTHTFYMSELICPELKLKQLLCDRQSFVGSRAPLEDNAYVLMRYENGAVGRMWASAVDAGCMDGHRIRIVGSKASVEFSDNQPNELLYQVQGEPIRKLIRAMPYLYDECNADERLGALHAEGLPESWSNIYLKFAIAMNAKDNGDEETLKNLVYPDINAGIEGIRWVTKCVESADKGGVWVDFQD from the coding sequence ATGATGTTAAATGGAGAAAAAAAGATTCCCAGACCTTATCGCTGGGCTATGGTAGGCGGCGGACGTACCGGAGGGGTCGGCTACAAACACCGTCTAGGCGCCCTGAGAGATAACACTGCATTTCAACTGGTAGCAGGTGCGTTCGATGTTGATTACGATCGCTGTATGGACTTTGGAAAAAACCTGGGCATACCCGAAGACCGCCTGTATCCGGATTATAAGACTCTATTTAAGGAGGAAGCAAAACGACCGGATGGCATCGAAGCCGTATCCATCGCTACGCCAAACTTTACACATTTTGAAATCGCAAAGGCTGCCCTTGAAGCCGGGCTTCATGTAATCTGTGAAAAGCCGCTGTTCTTTAAAGTGGAACAGGGGGAAGAGATCAAGGCACTGGCAGAAAAAATGAATAAGATCGTGGGTGTGACGTACGGTTTTTCCGGAAGCCAGCTGCTCCTGCAGATGCGCCAGATGGTTCAGAATGGTGATCTGGGTGATATCCATATGGTAGAACTCCGCTATACACATGGATTTGCCTGTGACGAGATAGGTGACAGAAAGGCGGAAGGGCAGAAATGGCGTGTCGACCCTGAGAAGTCAGGACCTTCTTTCGTACTGGGTGACCTGTCCACCCATACCTTCTATATGTCAGAGCTAATCTGCCCGGAATTAAAGCTAAAACAGCTGCTGTGCGACCGGCAGAGCTTCGTTGGCTCCCGTGCACCGCTGGAAGACAATGCCTATGTATTGATGCGCTATGAAAATGGAGCTGTAGGACGTATGTGGGCATCAGCCGTAGATGCCGGCTGCATGGACGGACACCGGATCCGGATCGTAGGCTCCAAAGCTTCCGTGGAGTTCTCCGATAATCAGCCGAATGAACTGCTGTACCAGGTTCAGGGGGAACCGATCCGCAAACTGATCCGCGCTATGCCGTATCTCTATGATGAGTGCAACGCCGATGAACGTCTGGGAGCACTCCACGCAGAGGGTCTGCCGGAGAGCTGGTCCAACATTTATCTGAAATTTGCCATCGCTATGAACGCAAAAGACAACGGCGATGAAGAAACGTTAAAAAATCTGGTTTATCCCGATATCAATGCCGGCATCGAAGGCATCCGCTGGGTGACAAAATGCGTGGAATCCGCCGACAAAGGCGGAGTCTGGGTGGATTTCCAGGATTAA
- a CDS encoding M56 family metallopeptidase produces the protein MILSFSSFLAAFAAANVMVLFLAILLRSKSPLSRFGLNVLLLFTAFIGIRMLFPLEFFYTITFPSKVALPFLFSWLFERPFSLPGGISVYLYQILLTVWISGTLCFLFQIISGHRKLQRLIRFLPTLNSTQVSMILKAVQRERNDNTQVRIVQTPHIATPALTGFIRPVILLPDLAFEDEELRYILTHELDHYYRHDLLWKLCFEILSAVYWWNPLMWILKKELSALTELKADDTVIENLDAEKRIAYLECLTRIHKHQVQQFQSSNLLLTFSNARLDSLLYRAYYIIDDRKKRHGFGLIIICSMLLLLSTLFIFESYSISPTAEEESMKIIPEKCYFIKLDDNLYDFYSGDVYLGNVSNPYRDNFKDYPIYTKENEVLR, from the coding sequence TTGATTCTTTCCTTCTCTTCATTTTTGGCAGCCTTTGCCGCAGCAAATGTGATGGTTCTTTTTCTTGCTATACTTTTGAGAAGTAAATCTCCTCTGTCCAGATTCGGGCTCAATGTTTTACTTCTTTTTACAGCATTTATTGGAATTCGCATGCTGTTCCCACTTGAATTCTTTTACACCATTACATTTCCATCTAAAGTAGCTCTGCCGTTTTTATTTAGCTGGTTGTTTGAACGTCCCTTTTCACTGCCTGGCGGCATATCAGTTTACTTATACCAGATACTGCTCACGGTATGGATTTCCGGAACTTTATGTTTCCTTTTCCAAATTATTTCAGGGCACAGGAAATTGCAAAGACTTATCAGGTTCCTTCCAACTCTGAACAGTACACAGGTTTCAATGATATTAAAGGCGGTACAAAGAGAACGGAATGACAACACACAAGTCCGCATCGTTCAGACACCACATATAGCGACGCCTGCACTGACCGGTTTTATCCGTCCGGTGATTCTTCTGCCAGATCTTGCTTTTGAGGATGAGGAACTGCGCTATATCCTGACCCATGAATTAGACCATTATTACAGACATGATCTGCTATGGAAATTGTGTTTTGAGATATTATCTGCAGTTTACTGGTGGAATCCACTGATGTGGATTTTAAAGAAAGAGCTTTCTGCTCTGACTGAATTAAAAGCTGACGATACGGTCATTGAGAATCTGGATGCAGAGAAGCGGATTGCATATCTCGAATGCCTGACCCGCATTCACAAACATCAGGTACAGCAGTTTCAATCTTCTAATTTGTTGCTGACTTTTAGTAATGCCAGACTGGATAGCTTATTGTATAGGGCATACTATATTATTGATGACAGAAAAAAGAGGCATGGTTTTGGACTTATCATTATATGTTCTATGTTGCTTTTGTTATCAACGCTCTTTATTTTTGAGTCATATTCTATAAGCCCAACAGCTGAAGAAGAATCGATGAAAATCATTCCTGAAAAATGTTATTTTATAAAACTTGATGATAATCTGTACGATTTTTATTCAGGTGATGTATATTTAGGTAATGTTTCTAACCCTTATAGAGATAATTTTAAAGATTATCCTATTTACACAAAAGAAAATGAGGTATTGAGATGA
- a CDS encoding ABC transporter ATP-binding protein yields the protein MKLEILGLSKSYGKKNALSRVNLELTPGVYGLLGPNGAGKSTLMNIIAGNLAPDTGRVLYNNIDVTGGSATFRKVLGFMPQQQALYDQFTGYRFLAYMADLKGMPKRQAIKEIKEVLKFVNMTEQAKKRMASYSGGMKQRILIAQAVLNQPAVLILDEPTAGLDPRERIRVRNMISQIAEDKIVLLATHVVSDIEQIGKNVILMKQGNVLAAARPQKLIEELAGKVYDLVVPASALTGLERQYLISNVSYCGEQLMVHVIADRVPVEYPWQRSHPTLEDVYLYRFEDEVRRDADMEK from the coding sequence TTGAAACTCGAAATACTGGGACTTAGTAAATCGTATGGAAAAAAGAATGCTCTTTCGAGGGTGAATCTGGAGCTGACGCCGGGGGTTTATGGTCTGCTGGGACCGAACGGGGCGGGGAAGAGCACACTGATGAATATCATTGCCGGCAATCTTGCACCTGACACCGGCAGAGTGCTGTACAACAATATCGATGTCACAGGCGGAAGTGCCACTTTCCGCAAAGTTTTGGGATTTATGCCTCAGCAGCAGGCATTGTATGATCAGTTTACCGGCTACCGTTTTCTGGCTTATATGGCAGATCTTAAGGGAATGCCGAAGCGCCAGGCAATAAAAGAAATTAAAGAGGTGCTGAAATTTGTCAACATGACGGAGCAGGCGAAAAAGCGGATGGCATCGTATTCTGGAGGAATGAAGCAGAGAATTCTGATTGCACAGGCGGTTTTGAACCAGCCTGCCGTGCTGATCCTGGATGAGCCCACGGCAGGGCTGGATCCCAGGGAACGTATCCGGGTGCGCAATATGATCTCCCAGATCGCAGAAGATAAGATCGTACTGCTGGCAACTCACGTTGTCTCAGATATTGAGCAGATCGGAAAGAACGTGATTCTCATGAAACAGGGGAATGTGCTTGCGGCGGCACGGCCCCAGAAGCTGATTGAAGAACTGGCGGGAAAGGTGTATGATCTCGTCGTTCCGGCGTCAGCGCTCACGGGACTGGAGAGGCAGTATCTGATCAGCAATGTGTCATACTGCGGGGAACAGCTGATGGTGCATGTGATCGCGGACAGAGTCCCGGTCGAATATCCCTGGCAGAGGAGTCATCCGACGCTTGAAGATGTGTATTTATACCGTTTCGAGGATGAGGTGAGGCGGGATGCGGATATGGAAAAATGA